The following DNA comes from Naumovozyma dairenensis CBS 421 chromosome 4, complete genome.
AATGATTCCTTACAGGCGCTCAGTACGATGTCTGAGTTGGAAATATTACAGAAGATGATTGAAATCCAGTTCAAAGTTGATTTCATccaaatttctttattgaagTGTACTACTCCAGAAACGATGGGCTGCAACAAACTAATTGATGTTATTGGGAAAAGTTTAAATTTTACATTCtccaaaaatatcaaaggTATCAATTTGGTTACGACTGTTCATTCTTTGACCATTGAAGATTTCATCGAGAGAAGTGATAATCCAGAATTCAAATATCTAGTCTCTTCAGATTCAGATAATATATCTACTAAAAGTAACCATCTATTTACTCTCCGATACAAAAGAGTGGGAAGAATAGTTTCATACAACAgtaaattaattgaagtCTTTGATCAAGATGTTAATATGGACATGAAAATGCTTAAATTAATATTGACTCCCAAGTCATTGTTGACGTTACTTAACTTCGCCATCTTTACGTTTACAGATCCAAACGCACCCGAGATACCCGCCGATATGCTAAGACACAACTCAGAAGATACAGAACTTGGCCcacaaaaaataaatctgCAGTTAAACATGGAAGGTATgttaattattttcaacGACGAGTCTATCAAATTAGCAACATTAACCCTATCCGCGGGTTCCTTTGAAATGTATTTACTACCAGAAAGTATGAACCTCAATCTTAAATTAGATGGGTTTGAGCTGACTGATGAGTTGAATGAGAGTTTTGAGCGGACTTCTGTATTTAGACAATTAGTTTCAATGGATGGTAAGAACTTGGCCGAATTGAATTATCAGACTTTTGATTCTGCCACGAATGAAAAGGAttataattcttttttaaaACTTGTGACTGGTTCCATGCATGTAAATTTCAACGAATCGTCATTCCAAAAGTTAATGAATTACTTCTATAAATttcagaaaatgaaaacgtTCTTCGATAGTGCTAGACAAGCAGCTTATAATCAGGCGCCTTCAATCGAAACTGTCAATGATATGAAAATGGATATTTTAATAAGCGCACCGTTAATTCGGTTTCCAAAAATATCTAATAATGGGCccaataatgaaattgacGTTTTCGAGATCTATTTAGGTGAATTTTTTGTCAAGAATAACTTTATCACAAATGCAGCAAAAGTGAAAACCAATAATATCCGCACAGGAGTTCGAGAAAGTAGGATGTCTTCAATACTAAATCTTACAAATGGGGAAGAACAGCACTTATATATGGTCCATAACATGGCATTAATATTTGACATTATCCATTCCCAAGGTGTGGGTGAGAATCttacaaaatttaatatttcgAGTTATTTCGACCCATTAGAAATCAAGGCCACAGAATTACAGCTTGCATATTTAGTTAACGTTATAAACGCTGTCCAAAATACCTTCACAGCTACCGACGATACTGTGATCAATTCCCCTGAGGAAAGCTTTTACGCCAATGTTGACGAAGGTATATCAAGTTCTGCagatattaatgataatacgCCATCATTATCCACCCAACCTGCCATGGAAGAAACGAAGAAAGATATCGAGTTCCATTTTACTGCGCCAGAAATAGCATTGACATTTTTTGAGAAAACTCAAGATAATGTAACAGTGGATGACTGTAGCTTGACGAAGATTATGCTTCAAGATATAGGTGTAGCCCTTCACCTAACGCCAGACAGTGAACTAAAGGGGACATCACATATTACCTCATTCACATTGGAGGATACAAGAAATATCGAAGGTAATCATTACAGACAGTTGATTCAAAAGTCATCAGAGCAAACACATCAGTTTTTTGCCAATATATCGAGACAACGGATAGAAAATGGGATGCTAACGAGTATATTTTCCACCATCAGTAGCCCAAAGTTTATTCTGGCAATGGATCATGTCATCGCACTAAAGAATTATGTAAACTCCGTCAATAAGTTGACTACTTCTGATGTTCACAAGCAAATAAAGGTAGATTATGAATCGAACAATATGCTTGAGATAGAAGAATCATCATCTCcttcaaatgataaattccAGTACtcaattaatattatcGACACATCAGTTATTTTATTAGCAGATCCTACTGATATCGACTCAGATGCTGTTGTGTTTAGCGTTGGACAATTCTTGTTGGCTGCTCAGAATCTCACAAACATTTCTGCAAATAACGTCGGTCTCTTCTTAACTAAGCTGAATTCTGAAGATGATTATAAATTGAGAGTGCTAGATGacttttcttcttccttaaCAATCGATCAACGAGATTCCACTGCCGAAAAGCTTTTGACTctaatcaatttttcaatagaaCCACTTATTATGCGTATCTCTTTGAGAGATATTAGGCTAGCTATGTCGATTTTTAATAGAGCAGTATCCTTATTAGAGGAGAAGACAGCAGATTCGGAACAGGCAATTGTGAAGGAAGAGGAACCGATCTACGAACATTTCTCgaaagaatttgaaaggAAATTGTCTAAATATGCACCGAGTCTTTTAAGCTCTATTAGCTCCATATCCAAACCTAAAATTAAACCGGCCGCGCCAGATATAATTTTGAGAGCGGAAAAGTTTGAAGGTGACATTGGAGGGTTGagattgatattgatggGAGACGTCCACGAAATGCCCATTTTTGATTATAATGTAAATTCATTTACCATTTCAGCCAAAGATTGGTCCACCGATCTTGATGCTATATCCACTTTTGAAACTTATGTTAATGTATTTAATTACTCCAGGTCAAGTTGGGAACCATTGGTAGAGGCTATCCCAATATCTATACATTTATCAAAGGGTGTCAACCAGGAAGCTTCCCTGATATTAGACGTCATATCCAGGAAAATAGCAGATGTTACTTTATCCTCGAGGTGTATATCCATGTTGTCGCAAATACCGCGTTCTTTAACGGCGGATGTTGATTTGACATCAAGAGGTTTACAAAAACCCTACTTACTGATCAACGATACAGGGTTTGATTTATCAGTGTGGATAAAAGCAACGCAAAATACAGAGCGAAATGGTTCAACAGTCCTAAAGAATGGAGAAAGACTACCTTGGGAGTTTGAAGATTGGAAGAACATCAGAGAAAAATTGGATACAGATAACAAGAAGAGCGTATTGGGCGTTTCCATTTTAAATTCCAACTATACAACCACTTTATCGATCGATGCGACATATGAAGGAGAATTGTTACATTTATTGAAACCTGCGGTAAATCATGTCCATAACAGGATCATTACAGAGCTAAAATGTGCTGAAGATAATATCAAGATGATTACATTTAGATCAACCATGCTTTTGGAAAACAATACACACACTGGATTTGAAGTCTTAGTGGAAGATACAACAAATGGCGAAACGATAACCTTATCCATTGGAACTTCCGAGAGTCGCTCAATCCCAGTGAATGTCGTATATAATGCTAACATTCGCATAAGACCTATGTCCAGTATCAATTTTGAATGGTCCAAAAAGAAAGTTACTTGGCGAGACTTACTAGATAAACCGGTGTCATTCCGCTGTATCTCAAAAGACGATGCCTCTCAAAGCTTTTTTGTTGAGTTGAATGGGAAGTTTGATAGTAACGAACCGTTGGCTAAAATATATCCTCATATGAGAGTTACTATTTCTCCTTCTTTGATAATCGAGAATCTACTACCATGTGATATAAACTTTTGTCTCTTTAgtaaaaaagaagatatgaAAACGTTTAAATTCTTAAAGGAGAAGGAAGAAACATATATTCATCATGCTTCACTTGATGACTTTTTACTTCTTTCTGTGCAGCCGCTCCTTGAAAACAATCCACTTTCTAAATCATCGATCGTTAATACACCTCTCAAGAGCGCTTTGAAACCTGAAAACATTTTATCTTTAGTCTTAGATAATGGTCAATCACTCCAACTCGTAATTAATTATCAGACCCTAGAAGGGACGAGGACAAAGCTGCTAAGGATATATTCACCTTATATTATCCTGAATCGAACAGATCGAGATCTTTATATTCAACGGGATCTCTCCAATATTGCCCAATCTAAGATAACGGATGAGGAAGGTAAACGTAAGAGTGCTCCtaaaatgttttcttttgagCAACTGcacaataaaaataatcgAGCAATGATCAAATTTAGAGAAACAGAATGGAGTATTCCGTTATCCTTTGATGCAGTTGGACAAACAGTTGACACAACTCTGGCGATTACCaataaagaacaagaataCAACTTAGGACTGAATATTACAGAGGGTCATGGTGCCTTTGCCTTGAGTACCATTATCGAAGTCACCCCGCGattcatatttaaaaatggCTTGTCAATACCAATAGAAATTTGCGAAGCTGGCTCTGTTAATATACAAGTTGTTGAACCACAACAAATTAGCCCTCTTTATAAGTTGAGAAATGTCCTGAACAAAAAGATCTGTATTAAATTAGTCGGGCAGTTATCAGATTGGTCCCCTTcctttttcattaatgatattggGATTACTTATTTGAAAGTccttcaagaaaataatacgCATATgttattaaaaattgaaatcgTTTTACAAGGAGCCACTGTCTTTATCCAACTAAAAGACGGGGATAACAAATGGCCTTTTTCAATTAGGAATTTCAGTGACTATGAATTTATCTTTTATCAAAGAGATATTAAACTCATCGatgattattatgaaaatgatcCATCTGAAGATGTTACAGATACAGAATATACACCTTTGTATTACCGCGTTCCACCAAGAAGTGTAATGCCTTATGCATGGGATTATCCAGCAGCCAGACAGAAAAAAGTCATTATTACATCCCGGGGACGTAAGCGTGAGATACAGCTTGCTGAAATAGGTAATTTGAAACCAATGAGACTCCCAGGAGGAGTTGCCACAGAGGCACCTGTAATTGTAGACCTAAATGTTGTAGCAGATGGCCCAACACAGGCACTTGTTATAACAAATTATAATCCAGAAGTCAGCTTGTATAAGGAACGCTCCCAACAAGCCTCTTCGACTTCATTAAGTAGTTCAAACGAAGGCTTTGAAGCCGATGATGAGGATAAGAATATTCGAACCAAGGTGGTTATTCAATTTGAGGGTATTGGAATTTCGTTGATTAACGACAAACTACAAGAATTACTATACATCAATGCTAAAGGTATCGAATTTAGATATAACGAATCTGATCTGTATAACACCTATAGTTGGAAACTAAAATGGCTACAAATCGATAACCAGCTCTTTGGAAGTGTCTTCCctaatatattatttcctACTGCTATACCAAATACGGAAAGAGATATGGAAAATCACCCAGTGTTTTCCGGTTCAATATCGAGAGTGAAAGATGATACGCATGGTGTCCCATATTTCAAGCACGTTACATGCTTACTACAAGAATTTAGTATTTGTTTAGATGAAGATTTTATCTATGCCTTAATTGAGTTTGGCAGGTTTCCCGGAGCCCCGTGGGATAAAGAAcctgaagaagaagatttctCTAGTTTACTTGAATTGCCACAACCCAAAGATATAGACGTCGCTGatgatatttattttgaGATATTCCATATTCAACCTACTTTATTGCATTTATCTTTTGCAAGAACAGAGAGGCTAAATACAGCAAATGATCAACCTACAGAATTGGGTTCACTGTTCTTTATCAATATGTTAACGATGGCGATCGGGAATGTCAATGATGCCCCTATCAAATTGAACTCTTTATATATGGATAATGTAAGAGTCCCACTTCCCGTGTTGATTTCATCGATGAAAACACATTATAGTCAACAGtttttttatcaaatcCATAAAATATTAGGATCTGCAGACTTTTTAGGAAATCCAGTTGGCTTATTCAATACTATTAGTTCTGGTGTTTGGGATTTATTTTATGAACCTTATCAAGGGTATATGATGAACGATAGACCACAAGAAATAGGTATCCACTTAGCAAAAGGAGGAGCTAGTTTTGCCAAAAAGACCGTTTTTGGGTTATCTGATAGTATGGCCAAATTAACAAGTTCAGTTGCAAAAGGTTTATCTGTGACACAAGATTCAAGTTTCCAAGAAGCGAGAAGGTTACAACAAAGAataaatagtaatagtagGAGCGTATTTGCCACCTCAGCTCAATCATTTGCAACAACGCTTGGCAGTGGGTTTAGTGGAGTGGCTTTAGATCCATATAAAGCAGCACAGAAGGAAGGTGCATCTGGATTCTTCAAGGGATTAGGGAAAGGTTTAATTGGACTACCGACTAAAACAGCCATCGGATTCCTCGATCTGACAAGTAATTTAAGCCAAGGTGTTAAGAGTACAACAACTGTGTTGGATTTACAAACAACAAATCGTATTAGATTACCAAGATATGTAGACTATgatcaaattattagatgTTATCGTCTCAGGGATGCTCAAGGACAGTATTGGCTCAAGACAGCTAACGGTGGTTTGTTCATGAATGACCGTTACTTGGCCCACGTTATTCTGCCCGGTAAGGAATTAGTTGTAATAATCTCAATGCAGAGAATTGCCGAAATCAGATTAGCTACACAAGAAGTCATGTGGAGTACATCCTATCCATGTATCCAAGGTATTACCTTAGAACGAGATGGTATTTATATCAAGTTAAAATCTCAAAGTGAATACTTTATTCCCATTTCCGATTCATCCGtgaagaaatcaatttaCAAGAACATAAGCACAGCTGtcattgaatataataaatcatgCGAAGCTGTTTTATGATAAATCGTCTCTTATTCTGATCCATTGTTTCCCGTTCGCGTTGCTAGGGGCGGTTGTCAGCTTACAAAAAAAACTCCGCAAAAAAATAACTGGCGAGATCAAAAATAAAGGGTCTTTGGGTTTTAGAGATATTAACTACAGGCGTAACCAACCCTCTCCACAAggattatatataaacagACATGACGGAGAAAGAAATCATTTGTTTTACACAATAACGGATCATACTCTATATAAGTCAAATAGCTAGGAACTATATaccaaaataatatacatcatttattgaaaaaaaccCTGATACTATGTTAAGTACGTCCATGAAAAGtatatattcatcttcTCTAAATGCTTTCGGTAGAAGGTATTTTAGAGTTGGTCTCCCACAGGCTCAGCGATTAaaacaattcaaaatttataGATGGAATCCAGATAGCCCTGCTAAGAAGCCCTTCTTAGAAACATTCCAAGTTGATTTAGATGACTGCGGGCCAATGGTTCTAGATGCCCTTATAAAGATTAAAAACGAGAAAGATTCAAGTTTGGCATTCCGTAGATCATGCAGAGAAGGTGTGTGTGGGTCATGTGCAATGAATATCGGAGGAAGAAATACACTGGCCTGCACATGTGAAATCGACAATAATCTGAAGCAAGAAACCAAAGTTTACCCTTTACCACATATGTTCATCATTAAGGATCTAGTTCCCGATTTAACCAATTTTTTCCAACAATATAAATCCATACAACCGTACTTACAGAGAAACTCTTTCCCAAAGGGAAGAGAAATCCTACAAAGCCCTGAGGATCGTAAGAGGCTGGATGGATACTATGAATGTATCCTTTGTGCATGTTGCTCTACCGCATGCCCATCTTATTGGTGGAACCAGGAACAATATTTGGGACCTGCAGTATTACTACAAGCTTATCGTTGGCTTGTCGACTCAAGAGATCAAGCTTTTAAGgaaaggaagaagatgttGGAAAATGCGTTATCACTATATAGGTGCCATTTTATACTGAATTGTAC
Coding sequences within:
- the VPS13 gene encoding membrane morphogenesis protein VPS13 (similar to Saccharomyces cerevisiae VPS13 (YLL040C); ancestral locus Anc_4.14), producing MLESLATTLLNRLLGSYVENFDPAQLKMGIWSGDARLENLKLRKDCLDRLELPIDVKYGVLGKLILNVSWSNLKNKPVKISIEDCYFICSPRTKLSYNTQEQIERDLRLKLSKLAEWELANRVKSSNDSQPSSSSQQQQNNNDTSFTQSLVTKIIDNLQVTIKNIHIRYEDMDSVFSKDPCAFGLTLKQLSAVSTNEDWEPSFIELTQIITHKLLTLDSFSAYWNTNATSLLEDEMIPEITFENLKSEISNNTSTNSENNSETDNQRISYNEYLLNPIDAEGKLIVNKAGTTKERPHTDLELSCNEFGVSLNDSVYASLLYSITEIHLNSITQKYKVNRPEYSVDENPSGWFKYTALCILQEIKEKKQMWTWDNIKKKGEQRRAYVDLWIEKLKLKSIDNTLPDMEKENQLQELHKQLNYDEIVMFRLIAKRRYAKEKLENADSGDSTAVTDASHGTKGRWISSWWSGNANEPATDLIISEEEKKELYDTIDFKENQTPLADIQIPRDWTTFKLTGILNKGFFAIKRQSFEVPLGEIIFENCELNFLQRLDSFKTSFKLQEFKLKDGSPNTLYKYIISAKDITKSEDDSDNEESSGQPLLDATFESNPLDGIAHSNLNIKLRGMTIFYHVHFLTEVINFFTPPKQHLESMVALLGAAESTIGWTNQSRMGIETILEEHKTVNLMLDLQSPLVVVPLDPHVWETPCAIIDAGHISVASQVVPKNKINELKDMEAEEYERMDANEISRLMYDRFKVSSQDTQVIIGSNLQSLLSSLNDQETLDNLNILKKMSLDIILDTLILGKALQLPKLRLSGHLPKLLLSLNDYQYKMMLQLLDKCVLSLFDYNKESDYTTPIVNVDDVEAAEQSRLNDSLQALSTMSELEILQKMIEIQFKVDFIQISLLKCTTPETMGCNKLIDVIGKSLNFTFSKNIKGINLVTTVHSLTIEDFIERSDNPEFKYLVSSDSDNISTKSNHLFTLRYKRVGRIVSYNSKLIEVFDQDVNMDMKMLKLILTPKSLLTLLNFAIFTFTDPNAPEIPADMLRHNSEDTELGPQKINLQLNMEGMLIIFNDESIKLATLTLSAGSFEMYLLPESMNLNLKLDGFELTDELNESFERTSVFRQLVSMDGKNLAELNYQTFDSATNEKDYNSFLKLVTGSMHVNFNESSFQKLMNYFYKFQKMKTFFDSARQAAYNQAPSIETVNDMKMDILISAPLIRFPKISNNGPNNEIDVFEIYLGEFFVKNNFITNAAKVKTNNIRTGVRESRMSSILNLTNGEEQHLYMVHNMALIFDIIHSQGVGENLTKFNISSYFDPLEIKATELQLAYLVNVINAVQNTFTATDDTVINSPEESFYANVDEGISSSADINDNTPSLSTQPAMEETKKDIEFHFTAPEIALTFFEKTQDNVTVDDCSLTKIMLQDIGVALHLTPDSELKGTSHITSFTLEDTRNIEGNHYRQLIQKSSEQTHQFFANISRQRIENGMLTSIFSTISSPKFILAMDHVIALKNYVNSVNKLTTSDVHKQIKVDYESNNMLEIEESSSPSNDKFQYSINIIDTSVILLADPTDIDSDAVVFSVGQFLLAAQNLTNISANNVGLFLTKLNSEDDYKLRVLDDFSSSLTIDQRDSTAEKLLTLINFSIEPLIMRISLRDIRLAMSIFNRAVSLLEEKTADSEQAIVKEEEPIYEHFSKEFERKLSKYAPSLLSSISSISKPKIKPAAPDIILRAEKFEGDIGGLRLILMGDVHEMPIFDYNVNSFTISAKDWSTDLDAISTFETYVNVFNYSRSSWEPLVEAIPISIHLSKGVNQEASLILDVISRKIADVTLSSRCISMLSQIPRSLTADVDLTSRGLQKPYLLINDTGFDLSVWIKATQNTERNGSTVLKNGERLPWEFEDWKNIREKLDTDNKKSVLGVSILNSNYTTTLSIDATYEGELLHLLKPAVNHVHNRIITELKCAEDNIKMITFRSTMLLENNTHTGFEVLVEDTTNGETITLSIGTSESRSIPVNVVYNANIRIRPMSSINFEWSKKKVTWRDLLDKPVSFRCISKDDASQSFFVELNGKFDSNEPLAKIYPHMRVTISPSLIIENLLPCDINFCLFSKKEDMKTFKFLKEKEETYIHHASLDDFLLLSVQPLLENNPLSKSSIVNTPLKSALKPENILSLVLDNGQSLQLVINYQTLEGTRTKLLRIYSPYIILNRTDRDLYIQRDLSNIAQSKITDEEGKRKSAPKMFSFEQLHNKNNRAMIKFRETEWSIPLSFDAVGQTVDTTLAITNKEQEYNLGLNITEGHGAFALSTIIEVTPRFIFKNGLSIPIEICEAGSVNIQVVEPQQISPLYKLRNVLNKKICIKLVGQLSDWSPSFFINDIGITYLKVLQENNTHMLLKIEIVLQGATVFIQLKDGDNKWPFSIRNFSDYEFIFYQRDIKLIDDYYENDPSEDVTDTEYTPLYYRVPPRSVMPYAWDYPAARQKKVIITSRGRKREIQLAEIGNLKPMRLPGGVATEAPVIVDLNVVADGPTQALVITNYNPEVSLYKERSQQASSTSLSSSNEGFEADDEDKNIRTKVVIQFEGIGISLINDKLQELLYINAKGIEFRYNESDLYNTYSWKLKWLQIDNQLFGSVFPNILFPTAIPNTERDMENHPVFSGSISRVKDDTHGVPYFKHVTCLLQEFSICLDEDFIYALIEFGRFPGAPWDKEPEEEDFSSLLELPQPKDIDVADDIYFEIFHIQPTLLHLSFARTERLNTANDQPTELGSLFFINMLTMAIGNVNDAPIKLNSLYMDNVRVPLPVLISSMKTHYSQQFFYQIHKILGSADFLGNPVGLFNTISSGVWDLFYEPYQGYMMNDRPQEIGIHLAKGGASFAKKTVFGLSDSMAKLTSSVAKGLSVTQDSSFQEARRLQQRINSNSRSVFATSAQSFATTLGSGFSGVALDPYKAAQKEGASGFFKGLGKGLIGLPTKTAIGFLDLTSNLSQGVKSTTTVLDLQTTNRIRLPRYVDYDQIIRCYRLRDAQGQYWLKTANGGLFMNDRYLAHVILPGKELVVIISMQRIAEIRLATQEVMWSTSYPCIQGITLERDGIYIKLKSQSEYFIPISDSSVKKSIYKNISTAVIEYNKSCEAVL
- the SDH2 gene encoding succinate dehydrogenase iron-sulfur protein subunit SDH2 (similar to Saccharomyces cerevisiae SDH2 (YLL041C); ancestral locus Anc_4.13) → MLSTSMKSIYSSSLNAFGRRYFRVGLPQAQRLKQFKIYRWNPDSPAKKPFLETFQVDLDDCGPMVLDALIKIKNEKDSSLAFRRSCREGVCGSCAMNIGGRNTLACTCEIDNNLKQETKVYPLPHMFIIKDLVPDLTNFFQQYKSIQPYLQRNSFPKGREILQSPEDRKRLDGYYECILCACCSTACPSYWWNQEQYLGPAVLLQAYRWLVDSRDQAFKERKKMLENALSLYRCHFILNCTRTCPKGLNPAYAIAQIKKQLATF